One Aegilops tauschii subsp. strangulata cultivar AL8/78 chromosome 7, Aet v6.0, whole genome shotgun sequence genomic window carries:
- the LOC109755852 gene encoding phosphomannomutase translates to MAAARKNAAVLALFDVDDTITAPRKEVSPEMREFMKRLREIVSVGLVGGSDLVKISEQLGKSVITDYDYVFAENGLVAHRNGELMGTQSLKTHLGDEQLKEIINFTLHYIADLDIPIKRGTFIEFRNGMINVSPIGRNCTQEERDDFEKYDKVRNIRPKMVSVLREKFGHLNLTFSIGGQISFDVFPKGWDKTYCLRYLEEFKEIHFFGDKTYKGGNDHEIFESNRTIGHTVSNPDDTMQQCRSIFLSK, encoded by the exons atggcggcggcgaggaagaacGCCGCCGTGCTCGCGCTCTTCGACGTCGACGACACCATCACCGCGCCGCGCAAAGAGGTGTCGCCGGAGATGCGCGAGTTCATGAAGCGACTGCGCGAG ATTGTGAGCGTGGGCCTGGTGGGGGGATCCGATCTGGTCAAGATCTCCGAGCAGCTCGGAAAATCAG TCATCACCGATTACGACTACGTCTTCGCCGAGAACGGTCTGGTTGCGCACAGGAACGGCGAGCTTATGGGGACGCAA AGTTTGAAAACGCACCTCGGAGATGAACAGCTTAAG GAAATCATTAACTTCACTCTTCATTACATCGCGGACTTGGATATCCCAATTAAAAG GGGTACATTCATAGAGTTCAGGAATGGAATGATCAATGTGTCGCCTATAGGGAGGAACTGTACTCAAGAAGAGCGTGATGATTTTGAGAAGTATGATAAG GTACGTAACATTCGGCCTAAAATGGTGTCAGTGCTTCGTGAAAAGTTTGGCCACTTGAATCTCACATTTTCCATTGGAGGGCAGATTAGCTTTGAT GTATTCCCAAAAGGCTGGGACAAAACCTACTGCTTGAGATATCTCGAAGAATTCAAAGAAATTCATTTTTTTGGGGACAAAACCTACAAG GGTGGCAATGATCATGAGATATTTGAATCTAACAGAACAATTGGTCATACAG
- the LOC123494653 gene encoding cysteine-rich receptor-like protein kinase 6 has translation MDHRTITSQKVLERILFDESAEPKALSLSLLEHITNSFSDDKEIGCGGFATVYKGVLDNGTVAVKKLCDMVDMDEKKFSEEIRRLMKAKHKNIVRFLGYCSDTQGEMVDCEGKLVLADVRQRLLCFEYLPKGSLDKHITDVSCGLEWRKRYQIINGICDGLYYLHQNHIVHLDLKPVNILLDDNMLPKIADFGLSRCFDEKQSQAITSKLIGTIGYLAPEFYTRKQITFKLDIYSLGMIIIEILTGDRGHADIDNVLERWRSRLEKSQGDRQLVQVRVCTEIAIECADFNPAKRPDTQHIIDRLGETRNADEFATETGASSSSSVAKSGAVAPGPTIGPENTMANELEKLTEGLYDMTKNQRFSLMPDDSSNVQQETDI, from the exons ATGGATCACCGAACTATTACCTCACAAAAAGTACTGGAGCGTATTCTATTTGATGAAAGCGCAGAACCAAAGGCCCTATCGTTATCACTTCTGGAGCACATCACCAATAGTTTCTCTGATGACAAAGAAATTGGCTGTGGTGGCTTTGCAACGGTTTATAAG GGAGTGCTTGACAATGGCACTGTTGCTGTGAAGAAGCTTTGCGATATGGTTGATATGGATGAGAAGAAATTCAGCGAAGAAATTCGTCGTCTGATGAAGGCAAAGCACAAAAATATAGTACGGTTCCTAGGATATTGCTCTGACACACAAGGGGAAATGGTAGACTGCGAGGGAAAACTTGTCTTAGCAGATGTACGACAAAGGCTACTCTGCTTTGAATATCTACCTAAAGGCAGTCTAGATAAGCACATCACCG ATGTATCTTGTGGACTTGAATGGAGAAAGCGCTACCAAATCATCAATGGAATTTGTGATGGTTTATATTATCTTCACCAAAATCACATCGTTCACTTGGATCTTAAACCGGTAAATATACTGCTAGATGATAATATGTTGCCGAAAATTGCTGATTTTGGTCTATCGAGGTGCTTTGATGAAAAGCAAAGCCAGGCTATTACATCAAAACTAATTGGAACTAT AGGATATTTGGCACCAGAATTTTATACGCGCAAACAGATCACATTCAAGTTAGACATTTATAGTCTTGGTATGATAATCATAGAGATactaacaggagacaggggacatgctGATATTGACAAT GTACTTGAGAGGTGGAGAAGTAGGTTGGAGAAATCTCAGGGAGACAGACAACTGGTACAAGTACGAGTATGCACTGAGATAGCGATTGAGTGCGCTGACTTCAACCCGGCGAAACGACCAGATACTCAGCATATAATTGATAGGCTCGGCGAAACAAGAAATGCGGATGAGTTCGCTACTGAAACTGGGGCGAGTAGTAGTTCATCAGTAGCAAAG TCAGGAGCTGTGGCCCCTGGTCCCACAATTGGTCCAGAGAATACAATGGCTAATGAGTTAGAGAAGTTGACAGAAGGACTATATGATATGACAAAAAACCAGCGTTTCAGTTTGATGCCCGATGATAGCTCTAATGTGCAGCAAGAAACTGACATATAG